AATGAGATTCTACGGTTCTTGTAGCTAACCAGCATGGTGGAATCACTGCAAGGAAGAGATCCAACAACTGATAACTGAAACATTTGTATAATCAAGATAAACAATGGTGTGCAGCTAACCATTACAAGCCACAAGAACAGGAAAACATCTATAATACAATATCAAAAACTTCTATTGACAATATGGTTTAGGTCAGACACTAAAATGGGGCATTCAAATTGTATTTAGTTTGAGCTGGTATTATTAATCGTTTGTCACTCCAGGTTCTGAAAATAGATTCTGAGCTGTTCTGCCTTGGCTGAAGGAGCCACACCCATTTTATGAGGATTGAGCTCTGAGTTGAAGCTTGAACAATAAGTTTTAAAGGAATTCTTTAGTAAAAGAGGCTTGTATAAAATTAAATAGAACTCTTGAAAAACGTTCATGCAGGGTGTGACATCTACGGAACAAATGAAGTCCGGGATGTCAAATACACTGTTCCTTTTAAACACAACATTGTGAGAAAGGTCGGTAAAACAATGGTTAGGAATCATCACCCTAGATACTCTGACTGGAAAGTATCAGTGAAATAAGATGGAAGACATCCACACATTCTTCCATGATGGTTGTCCTAGTAGGACAGAACTCACCTAGGTATCTCTTTTCCTTTGTTTACCTTCAACACCAGATCGCTGACACACACCTTGTCGGAGCCACAGTCTTTGGAGAAGGGAATCTGCCACCAAACATTCTGCGTCAGTTTCCCCAAAGAATTCAAACAAATCCTTTAAACTGACCATACCAGCTAATTCCGCACCAAGCTTTCAAATAATATCACAGCAGAGCTTGTAAAGGTTATGATTAGAGGACACAAACTGAAAATGTAATCCATATGACGGATGAAACAGCCTTACTAAATATGACTGTGTGCATAAATCAGAAGCATGTAAATATTCTTACAAAAAACTCCCATGCGTGAGGGGAGAAGACGTTAAGCACCGGGTTGGAATCTGAGTTCAGCTGACTGATGTCAACACGTAAACTGATAGAATTGACAAAGTCTGGGGTTTCCTGTTGAAAGATACAAATTTAAATTAATACATATTAAAGTTATTAATTTAATAAATTTATACCACAAAAAATTCTATTCTGAGGGTTAAGTGAGGCTAAAAATTAACTTAAATGTTAAGCCTGTCCTGACAGAACTAGGCTTTTCAATTTACACCGATATTCTTTTTGATTCGTTTTTGACTTTTGACAGTGAGTGCTGCTAATCTGCAAAAACACagatttagggttagggttagtattgTCCTGCTAGTTTCGCCTGGTGCGTGTGTCATCAGATACCTGGACGTATATCTGGTAGGGCTGGCACACAGGAACAGACGATATCTGCAGGTTTCCAGAGATAAGTCTATCGTTGTTTTGACTGAACAGCCCTCTGGAGGTCACATGTGTTGATTGCAGGTCAGCGTCAAGCAGAACATTGTAGGATATCACTAGAGAAATAAAAGTTAGTTATGTACCTCTAACCTTTtccctgatttttttttttacatttaagaGGATTtattcaaatgctctaaccgctAAGCTAAACCCATCTCCAAAGCCAGCATGCTCACCTTACCTACAGGGCCGACAGGATTCTTGGGCTTGAAGGAGGCTGTGAAGCACACCTTGGCCTCAAAGCAGGAAAGCTTTCGGCCGCTAATCAAACAGGGTTTGTTGAGGATGTTGATATTATCAGGTGTAAAGGACACACGGACGATCACCGTGGCAACTCCAAGAGACCTGGTGGAAAATACCATGAGGTGTACGTTAGCTTCTGATTAGATATCCATAATGGAAATATCTCAGATGGGGCTAGGATGTTAAGACTTGATCCATTTCACAAGATACTTTTCaagatatgtctgtgtgtataattAAGTGGTGTGGAACAATAAGTAGACAGGAACAGTTTGTGATTGTATGTACCGGATTTTATGAGGTAACTTGATTTCAATATTTCAGTAGGCTAGTTAAGTGTTTGTTGGTATTAAAAACTTTGGTAGTCCTTGCCCAATGATGCCTGACAAGACTAACTCACCAGAGCTGGATAACTTTGCCATGCGCACCGACTGAAACATCAGGAATGGTGTCACCGTTCAAATCTCCATAGCTGTCCAGAGACCTCCCGAAATACTGCATTTTAGAGTCTAGTTTAGACCCAAGGATTCTCTGGAATAAAACAAATTAACGTATGAATCAGCAACAGCAGGGATCTCTGCTCTGTTGACGGTGTTTGGAAGGTCAATCAACACCCTTACACCGAACCGGCACGACCCCAACACAAGCTCCCGTCCCCCACCTGAGAGAACCGGCACGACCCCATCACGAGCTCCCGTCCCCCACCTGAGAGAACCGGCACGACCCCAACACGAGCTCCCGTCCCCCACCTGAGAGAACCGGCACGACCCCAACACGAGCTCCCGTCCCCCACCTGAGAGAACCGGCACAACCCCAACACGAGCTCCCGTCCCCCACCTGAGAGAACCGGCACGACCCCAACACGAGCTCCCGTCCCCCACCTGAGAGAACCGGCACGACCCCATCACAAGCTCCCGTCCCCCACCTGAGAGAACCGGCACGACCCCATCACGAGCTCCCGTCCCCCACCTGAGAGAACCGGCACAACCCCAACACAAGCTCCCGTCCCCCACCTGAAAGAACCGGCACGACCCCAACACAAGCTCCCGTCCCCCACCTGAGAGAACCGGCACGACCCCAACACGAGCTCCCGTCCCCCACCTGAAAGAACCGGCACAACCCCATCACGAGCTCCCGTCCCCCACCTGAGAGAACTGTGTGCGTAGCGTCTTCTTCTCCCCGTTGTAGAGGTAGACGGCTCCCCTCCCGCCGTCCTCCAAGGGCGCCCCCACCACCACGTCACTGCAGCCGTCCAGGTCCAGGTCCGGGGCGGCCGACAGCGCTGTGCCGAACCGGGCGTTCTCCCCCGGGGCCGGACCCTGGAGGACGCCGTGGTCGCTCAGAACCCCCTTCAGGAAAGAGAGGACGGGAGCTTTATTTACAAAGACTCTGTGCTCTACAAAAGGTGTCAAGCCATCACTTAATTCTATAACCGTCACCAACACCCCTTTCTTTGCCCGTTCTGGATGTTACCTTGGTGACGGAGTAGAGATAGACCACCCCCTGCTCTTTCCTCAGGTCACTCATGAACATCGGGGCCGCGACCAGCAGCAGGTCCGACACTCCGTCTCGGTCCACATCCAGAGGACACAACACGCTCCCGAAGTACGACCCAATCTGAGGACAGACTGGGGTCTTTACTTTACAAAATCTTCAAAATGTTGAAATCAGGCTGTAAAGTTGACACCGCATTTTTTGGTGCGTTTGTTGCCAGTTGTAGAAGGATGCTGTGAGtacctgtttccctctctctgagtcCACCACTGTGAGCTGCTTTTGGGAGTTGACCGTGTAGACGATCACCTGACCTGAGTGGTTAGCACGGGGAGCCCCAGCCACAAAGTATTCAGAGGCTCCATCACTTAAAGTGGTCACAGAATAACCTGTGACAAAAAGCAGTTTGACATGGAACAttatgatttacatttacatttagtcatttagcagacgctcttatccagagcgacttacagtaagtacagggacattcccccgaggcaagtagggtgaagtgccttgcccaagtacacaacgtcagttggcatgaccgggaatcgaactggcaaccttcggattactagcccaattccctcactgctcagccacctgactccccattatGATACACAACCTGAACATCACATCTGGTAGGATGGGGCAGTGCAACACTGTTCATTTAgccgacacttttatccaaagcaacgaacagagggggatttgaacctgcaacctccagATGCATTTACATGTTCTAAAACCCAGCTGCCAACAATGTAGTGCTTGTGCTTACAGTGAAGGTAAAATAACTGGATCCTAAGATATTTTTACAGTAAAATCACTGTTCTTTATGATGGCTTACCCAGTAAGGAGCTGTGGTTTCTATCATGCAGGATGTTCTCGAacgcagaggaggggaagatgtTGACTTGGGCTCCAGTCAGGTGAACGACAGTTCCGCTCCAGCCGTACGCACCCACCGCCCCCAGCATCATCACATCCTgttagaaaaaaataaaataagccCAGGTTCCCCCTCCTGTTAAAGCTAGCATTCTAGCCTGTCTCTGGAGAGGACAGGGACCAACCTTTGAGCTGGAGTAGTGAGCGCTGAAGCCCACCTGAGACATCTCCATCTTGAAGTTCTCACCAGCGGTCCCCGTGCCTAGTGAGTCAAGACAACCAGAATACGCTGCTCTTCAAGTAATTATGAGGAAGGTCTGAATATGGTTATCGAATACTCTCCTTAAATCTCAAACTGGCTTTCTCACACCTCAAAGTCAACAGTCAAGTAACGTGATATGTTTATCATGTGCACAGTATAAAGTATTTCACTATCCAGTCATTCTGGATAGTGAAATTCTTTACTGTGCCTGTCAACGAAAATTACACAGTTCTGAGTAAAACTGTACCCTCGATACTGAAGATTCGGTTTCCCAGTGATCCAGCGATGGTGGACAGTGCTGCCTCTTCGGAGACATTAAAGAAATACTTGTTGCTGGGGACACTGGCGATGGACTTGATCTCAGCTATCAGGTTTGTTGTGTCAATGTTGTTCCTAGAATAGTACCCCAGAACCTAAGACCAGAAGCAGAACACAGAAATGACAAAGTGAAAGAAAATATATAATTCCGACAGTTGGTAGCCTACAACTAATGATTCCAAATACGTTTCAAAAAGTAAGCTAAGAACGCAAAGAAAGGGGATCGTATTGCATGGTAGGCTAATCGTTAAATTAGCAAGATAAAAACGAAAGCCGAAAAGATGATGTAGGAGTCGTCTGATCACTTACAGCGATGCCAAAGCGGGTTATTTGTTGTTTCTCACAGTCCTGTATGACGTTGTCCCTGAAGGCGCGGTCATGTGACTCCCCATCGGtgatcaccaccatcaccttgGGCACGCCAGGCCTACCGCCGCTATCCGCATGAAAACCCCACTGACTGGAAACAACCCTCAACTTGACAACCTATTTGACTTAATTTAACAAACTTGCAAAGCTTTCCAAGACTGAAGAAAAAAAGTACAATTTAAAAATACTTTTACGAGGACAGTGTGATCAACTTTTAGGTGGATAGGCCTACCTAGAAGTCTTACAGCCAGAAAGGTAACTGAAATTAAATGTTTGGTTGATTTAAGTACCACAAAGTAATACGAACCAGGCGTAACTGATGGCGTGGAATGTGTTTGTGGAGTGACCGTACATCTGGTTGATTTTGGAAACAGCTTCCAAAACTCCCTTTTTGGTATTGTAGTCTCTCAATCTGAATTCAAACTTGGCTTCGACTGCATACTGGATGACGCTTACCTGggtgaaaaacaaaaaacgtcCAGATAATTTAAATGTATATCCAATTGTGTATCTGACACTAGGGTCACAATTAATTGATTCAGGACATCTTACTTTTTTGAGCCCTGTAATATTTCAGTTTCATATCTACAATGCATTATACTGTATACTAACCAGTGCACTTTGTGGTCCAATGTCTAAAGCAGGAATTAGCTTTGTGAGGAAGTCATTCATTGGTGTCCAAGGATAAATGCTGTTCGAGCCATCCAAAACAATGAGGATGTCCATAGGTCCTCCACATGCTGGAGAAAGAATGGTCGAAAGTTGTGATTAATAAGGTACATGGATAGCATTACACAGCTACTTGAACCACTGTTCCATAATAATATGGCAGTAAAGTGTCCGAAAAGTATGTTCCATTATTACCCTTAACAATAACATGTCCTGAACTCTTACTGAGGAACACGTGTGTGGAAGATATCaggggtttgtgtgtttatgttcatcACGATCAGCAGATCAGCGGTTGCCTTATCATCTGTTCATGTATTCTGTCTTGTCATGTCAAGGTGTGTGTTAAACATTCTCTCCAATCAGCAAATTGCTTAATACTCATAAACCCAGAATCCAACGGACTAGTCACACTGTTCCTGAAGAGATATAACTTTTCTTCATCAACATCACATTACTTTGATAACAGTTTAAGTTTTTTTGTCACGCTGTCTTTTATcttttaaaatctttttttatctTTTAACAGGAACAACATGCTCTGGTACATGAAAGTGTCTTACTCTgcacagaaggagagaaggcaGGGTGAGGTTTGAAGAGAGGACTGACTTCAACACAAGCCCCTGGGTAATATATCTGACTTCCACACTGCTGCCCCCACAGTGGACCGCACGTCTGCACGGACAGAAAAACTGAGCTTTtacttctcttttcctctacaAAATAAGCATCattctgagcacacacacttttgaagATTTGAATAGCATCCTTTTGGTGTTGGCGTTTGAAGTGTGATTCATTTTAAATGTTGAGTTTTCACACTAGTTTTAAAAGTGTCAATGATTTACATGCAAAACAGGAAGGCATcactcagtggtagaacatttcACTGTAGATCaggaggtcccaggttcaaatcctccctGTACACCGCTTTTGATAAAAGTGTGGGCTAAATGAATACAGTACAACATCACAACAATTGCAGCCTTCGTAGAAGCAGTGAAaagtaggagtcaggtggctgagcggtgagggagtcgggccagtaatcataaggttgccagtttgattcctggctgtgccaaatgacgttgtgtccttgggcaaggcacttcaccctacttgcctcggggggaatatccctgtacttactgtaagtcgctctggataagagcgtctgcctctatgactaaatgtaatgtaaatgtcttacCATGAATCCATTGGTCCTGCGAGTTAGAGCCAGACCGAGACTCATGTTGGTGTTGATGTTTCTCACATTGGGAATATCCATAGAGTCTAACAACACAGAAAGGGTTCTCAATGTTTATAATTCCAGTTACAAGACACTGTGAAATAAATGTAGTTTAGATAACTCCTGTTACAATAGGGAGCCATGTCTTTGATAATGTGGTCAAAGGTTAACGTTATGATgaaaacaacttttttttgtgtgtgtgacagtctcACTTAAGGTTTAAAATGTGTGTACGTGGGCTTTACCCTGAATGTTGAGCTTGTCACAACTGATTGTGGATCCCGATACAGGACACTTATAAATGTCTCCTTTCCTGTTTTGAGGGTAACCACTCCAGGGAGAACCAACCAGGAGCCTAGAAAGCAGAAACGCCTCACGTTTGGATTTCCTCCACGCTTATAAACATTTATACATACATATTCTTTTTTGTACCATGAAAGTGTTCATATTTCCAAATGCATGACACTATATTAAACATGGCCTTGAAAGCAGCACAGTTGTGCAACAACTGAGTGTAGTGGTTACACTCACTGATCAGTCATACTCGAAAATACTGAACCTGAAATATTCATGAGAAAATGAATGGGTTTGACAGTCATGTCAACAGGCATTTCTAAGTATGGAGGGCATGTTTAAGGGGGAACATTTAAAAATAGATGATCTTCTGAGGAATAAATTAATCGTCCGTCTATAACAGGACATTAATATCTAAGAACAGGAAGTCTTTCAGAATCACAAGGAAGTGTGTCTGCATTGGGTGATCAGAGTTCCTCATTCTGTACCATTTTCCTTGATGATTGGTCAGCTGCTGAACGGTGTAGCCAAACTGTCCATCAGTGGGCCCAGAGAAGATCTTGGCACCGGATGTGCCAACGTTGAAGAGCACCGACGACCCAAACCTGTCAACTGGGGAAGAAACAAAAAGGGTTTGGGAAATGATTGGGTATAGTTTTTATAGTTTGCTGAATGATATACATGTTACAATACTAAAGTAACAAGTTAGAGATACATCTCTCACATCCATCTAGAATCCCCCTTTTTAGGAGTGGGCTTGAGTTTAGCAAACATTCTCCATCATCCTCACAAAACATCCTCAAACACAACATATTTCTACCAAACCGCTGTGCGATCCAAAATGGTGTACAAAGTGAGGCGCACGTCTCACAGGTAGTGGCTGTGTccttaaaagaaaaaaatactcCTGAGGGCATGGAATGTACTTGCTCCATACAGCTTTCACCCACAAGCTCAAGCTTGTCAGACCGATGTGTATGCATGCAGTCCATAGCTTGTGACTATGATGTATGCTTTAACAgagacccccccaaaaaactgggAGTTGTATttgtttcagaaataaaacacaAGGTATTAGAATGCGTCtggttttaattattattttctcTGAGAAAAATCCATCCCAACCTCCATTACGTGTTTGTGTAGTATCAAAAAGGGTAACATTATACAACTTGAAACTAAGAATTCTATTGTCAGTTTAATACATTAGGTTCCGCACAGTAGCCTATAGCAGACAACCAACTTGTTGATATCCTCAACATTATTTGTGTAATGATTAGGGATTAGGTCGTCCTTCAAATGTGTGTCAGGTGCAAGTTTACTGAACATTTTTGAAACTTTTAATGTAACTAGGCTATGTCAAATATGTTATTGTATGGATATCGGAAAGAAACTTGATAATGGGAAAACGGATATTTGCTTAACACCATGTAAAGAACATTTACGTTAATACGATACATAtttacaaacaagtattctATTTTACTTTGTCAAATGGGAGAAACACGTAGCCTAAACCAATCTTATCACGCTTGTTATCTACTTCTAATACTAACAAACTAAAGGTTGCATAATGATTGTATTGTGCCTACGTTTATAAATGATTCTACTTACAAAGAATGATAAGACTAACGAGAATATCCTTTCCGATTGATAACATTTTCACGTCCGTTGTAATGATGGTTAACCCTCCTTCTGTTCCTTTCAGTAGTTGACAAACTTTTAGCAGACTGCTCCATAAATGACTGGGCCTATTAGATTTGACTGGGCGTTCATGAGTCAGCGATGACGTTTGGTCGTTCCTAAATATTGCTCTTTTATTTGCATCCTATAACAAGGATACGTATAGTTTAAccgcaatatatatatatatatatatatatatatatatatatatatatatatatatatatatatatataaaagacaTAATAATGGTGTCATAACCAATTTGGAGTTATCCATTGAATTTTATTTCATTTCTCAGATGTAGGCTAGCCAATCATTGTCCCCACTGTATTAGTCGAGGAATTctcaaacatttttatttatttattttgtcccTCAAGACCTGGCTTGATAGACGGGTTCAGGTTTAATAAAGACTTCTCAGTTTTAATCTTGAAACGGACTGGAGACTCACAGGACAAGAACGATGTCCTGTAGTGTGCAGTTCAGTTATACAATTACAAAAACGCAAGGCGCTTATTATGCTGAGGCGCCTTGGTTGTGGTCTATCGCTGAAATTGTCAGGAATCTGTAGCGTGACGTTCTGTTGTCCTCCCCAGTACCCGACTGCACCCACAATAACTTTTAGCAGCATCTGTTTCTGGTGAACCATTCTGGGGGTCTATTGTTAGAGAAATGAAATATTTCATGTGTTTCGAAATGGTTGTTGTTTCCTTTCTTGTATTTCGAAACAATAATTTTCAAATCAAGAGGAGATAATGTGACAATCAATCATTACCCACGTCAATCTTTCATTCAGCTTTCCCCCCCTCTGTTGTTTCTCTCCGTGCGCGTAGGTCAAGTGCGTCATTTGGACGAACTAGACCTCTGACTTTGAAAGTGCACGCGACGCGGTGTATCTCCTGTTCGTTAGTAGTAAGTTAACCGTAATCTGTCTGTGGTGGCTAAAATGTCAAAAAAGTAAACGTCGGCCGTAATAAAGCAAAAGGAGCTAGAGCAGAGAAAGAATATGGCGGCCTTATGTTTTCATAAACTTATTCTCACTCTAAACAACTCAATCTTCATGTCTGGCAAATTAGTAGTACCTGACCCTAGCTCTAGTCTAGGTTACTACTAGCCTAAAAAGTGAAAACGTCGCTAACGAGGAGCACGAAGCTAGCAAACGTCAATACAGAAGATGTGTCCACAGTTGAGAGGGTTTGGGATGAATTTCTTTTCTTTGCTATACTACTAAATGTAGTGAAGTGGAAATTCAACACAACAGAAGCTGCCTGCCCTATTATCACCTGTTATGAAAAGGGCCTTGTGACCATCGGCTACATCGTATTTGGGGTATACAAAAGACGTCACCAGATTTTTTCGAACGCTGCTTCAGTCACAGAAGTTATTTTGAAACTATCCGGTAATGGAGAAGGCCCCCTCTAAACTCACTTTACCGTGGTTATTGATAACAAGTGTCCAAGGACAAAGGAGAGGATGATGGCGCCAAAATATCAGGACACAATACAGTTTTTGGCGTGTTCAAACGAGATTGAGATTGAGAAATTGGACAGTTCGTGGCAGCTACAGTGGATTCAGTGTCCTTTGTGCTGGATTGGATTCAACCTGACCCTCGGCCTCGCTGGATGAAGACATCAATGGTAGGATAAAGTGTTTCATATTATTTGTATGGAATGACAGCCTTGTCGTCACAGAAACTGgctttgctgctgctgcttgggTTTCAGACCGCCGTGTCACACAGTTAAACTAAATGGTGAATCCGCGTCACTGTCCACTGTGTTGAAATTGCTCGCCTGATTTCTCCAAGTTCTGGCCTTACGTCGCCGTAAATGTACCCTTGGATCTGTCTGGCATCTCCAGATAACCTATGTTTAAGGGCCCACAACAGGCCCCTCGCAGATATGTGCATTACATCTGTCTGCCACCAGATGGCAGTGTGTACCTAGACTCATTTTAATttagtctaaaaagagccctgcACCAGTGACCGCCAATGACATTCACTTTGGGACTGTCCTTTAATTCTGACATATTATGTGTCTAGGCTAAAGGAATTCATGTATATGTATGATAAATTAGGTAAACAATGCACATCAACACATAAAATAGGTCATTTATAAGTTGGTAAATGCTGATTAGGTACATTTTCATAATGTTATGCCTAAAATATTCAAaaactaactgtgtgtgtgtgtcgtcctggcctgcaagtgtgtgtgtgtgtcctgaccttcgactgtgtgtgggtgtgacctctgtgtgtgtgtgtcatggcctgtgtgtctgtgtgtgtgtgtcatggcctgtgtgtgtgtgtgtgtcatggcctgtgtgtgtcatggcctgtgtgtgtgtgtgagtcctggcctgtgtgtgtcctgtgagtgtggaggtgttCAGGTCCTCCATGGCCCCAGACAGCATGTCTTCCTGACTCTCTCTTCACCAGCACCCGCAGCATTGATCAGAGCACAGGGGTGTCCCCAGGTTCCCTGGCGGTCAGACAGGGTTATGTTCCACAGGAAACACTATCCAGAATCAATCTGGGTCAGCTGCTGAGCTGGGCGGCTCAATAGCAGACCAGGAATCACCTCAGAGGAGACATCCAGTGATAGACAGAGTTAGGGCCACAAGTGTGTGCTGAATGCAGAAATACCAGCCTCATTTGGTAGGTACGGTGTTGTTGGGTTGTTACACTACAGTTGTTCTTTTAGTTGAGTTTTGTCTTTAATTGCCATGGACCATTATAAAAACTTAAGACTTAAAGACACAAATGTGCCAaaaaggacgttgtgtccttgggcaaggcacttcaccctacttgcctcagggagaatgtccctgtacttactgtaagtcgctctggataagagcgtctgctaaatgactaaatgtaaaatataatttGGCTTCATGAAGTGGTCATCTGGTTTCTAGGCAATGTGTTGGACCAATGAAGTGAGTAATCGCTTTGGGGAAGTGTAACTCT
Above is a genomic segment from Osmerus mordax isolate fOsmMor3 chromosome 24, fOsmMor3.pri, whole genome shotgun sequence containing:
- the LOC136932710 gene encoding integrin alpha-2-like translates to MLSIGKDILVSLIILFDRFGSSVLFNVGTSGAKIFSGPTDGQFGYTVQQLTNHQGKWLLVGSPWSGYPQNRKGDIYKCPVSGSTISCDKLNIQDSMDIPNVRNINTNMSLGLALTRRTNGFMTCGPLWGQQCGSQIYYPGACVEVSPLFKPHPAFSPSVQTCGGPMDILIVLDGSNSIYPWTPMNDFLTKLIPALDIGPQSALVSVIQYAVEAKFEFRLRDYNTKKGVLEAVSKINQMYGHSTNTFHAISYACQWGFHADSGGRPGVPKVMVVITDGESHDRAFRDNVIQDCEKQQITRFGIAVLGYYSRNNIDTTNLIAEIKSIASVPSNKYFFNVSEEAALSTIAGSLGNRIFSIEGTGTAGENFKMEMSQVGFSAHYSSSKDVMMLGAVGAYGWSGTVVHLTGAQVNIFPSSAFENILHDRNHSSLLGYSVTTLSDGASEYFVAGAPRANHSGQVIVYTVNSQKQLTVVDSERGKQIGSYFGSVLCPLDVDRDGVSDLLLVAAPMFMSDLRKEQGVVYLYSVTKGVLSDHGVLQGPAPGENARFGTALSAAPDLDLDGCSDVVVGAPLEDGGRGAVYLYNGEKKTLRTQFSQRILGSKLDSKMQYFGRSLDSYGDLNGDTIPDVSVGAHGKVIQLWSLGVATVIVRVSFTPDNINILNKPCLISGRKLSCFEAKVCFTASFKPKNPVGPVVISYNVLLDADLQSTHVTSRGLFSQNNDRLISGNLQISSVPVCQPYQIYVQETPDFVNSISLRVDISQLNSDSNPVLNVFSPHAWEFFIPFSKDCGSDKVCVSDLVLKVNKGKEIPSDSTMLVSYKNRRISFEVLVSNKMENAYNTRVLATYSKNLFYASITPPSEGTSVKCSTSAEQSGTLACQVAYPALKRDQQGKFWINFDFNLNHLQKQAQVTFEAKSDGEEKKPKDNKVVVTIPVSYDAEVIMTAQSNINFYVVDEAKAVKTTINNLDDIGPEFNFFLKISTGNIPVSLVYLTIFLPNTTDAGNPLLYFTGLSTQSGSAVSCDINGLVDPLRVGVKQHKVSFKKDSFRGLDQLDCEHAQCTLVKCILKDMKEKSHYFVNVSSRIWSSSLVSSTFQTVVLTASAEMKTSQPNLLVIAVKKLQVLLTVSKPGETADVPVGVIVGSVIGGLLLLALAVGLLWKFGFFKRKYKQLQKAAGEAENEDEQGP